One Thioalkalivibrio sp. ALJ12 genomic window carries:
- a CDS encoding ABC transporter ATP-binding protein produces MASAEPVIKVRDLTMGFGDFVLMRDVNFDVQRGEIFVILGGSGSGKSTLLKHMIGLYTPQKGNIWVAGADITTADGEERAAILRRVGVMYQMGALFGSMTLLENVRLPLEVHTDLPREAMDAIAKARLQLVGLGEFADFMPSEISGGMQKRAAIARAMVLDPEVLFLDEPSAGLDPITSAELDQLILRLARSLDMTIVIVSHELASIFAIADRVIMLDKESKGIVAEGNPATLRDTSDHPWVKRFLQRADSADSEERST; encoded by the coding sequence GTGGCGAGCGCGGAGCCGGTGATCAAGGTGCGCGACCTCACCATGGGGTTCGGTGACTTTGTACTGATGCGGGACGTCAACTTCGACGTCCAGCGCGGCGAGATCTTCGTAATCCTCGGCGGGTCCGGGAGCGGCAAGAGTACGCTCCTCAAGCACATGATCGGACTGTATACGCCGCAGAAGGGCAACATCTGGGTGGCCGGTGCCGACATCACGACTGCCGATGGCGAAGAGCGCGCGGCGATCCTGCGCCGGGTGGGTGTGATGTACCAGATGGGGGCGCTGTTTGGCTCCATGACGCTATTGGAGAACGTTCGGTTGCCGCTGGAGGTCCATACCGACCTGCCGCGCGAGGCGATGGACGCGATCGCCAAGGCGCGCCTGCAGCTGGTCGGGCTCGGCGAGTTTGCGGACTTCATGCCCTCGGAGATCAGCGGAGGCATGCAAAAGCGCGCGGCGATCGCGCGCGCGATGGTGCTGGACCCGGAAGTGCTGTTCCTGGACGAACCTTCGGCCGGACTGGACCCGATCACTTCGGCGGAGCTCGACCAGTTGATTCTGCGGCTGGCGCGCAGCCTGGATATGACCATCGTGATCGTCAGCCACGAGCTGGCCAGTATTTTTGCGATTGCCGACCGGGTCATTATGCTCGACAAGGAAAGCAAGGGCATCGTTGCCGAAGGGAACCCGGCGACTCTGCGTGACACATCCGATCACCCGTGGGTAAAGCGGTTCCTGCAGCGGGCCGATTCGGCCGACTCCGAAGAGAGATCTACATGA
- a CDS encoding MlaE family lipid ABC transporter permease subunit: MDKQAADSGQTFRYDATASPDARLHLAGRLDVHAVERAWSPLRRRARELAQGTQAAVMLDVGDLEYCDGAGAALLHALERDIERAGRKVELVGVQGLVEEQLTPYRELETVEPARHETRGGLWAQSLEAVSRVGQAAYSQFGFIGELTRALGSALVHPRQVRWGDTFRVAEAAGFQALPIVSLIAFLLGVILAFQSAIAMRQFGGEIFVANLVAVSLFRELGPLMMAILLAGRSGAAFAAEIGTMKVNEEVNALKTMGLDPVRFLVLPKVLAGILVAPLLALYANMIGLLGAAVVMQGFGIPWTAFFNQVTVALSLSDLFSGLFKAVIFGLLIAGVGCLRGLQTASGAAAVGISTTSAVVTSIILIVVFDGLFAVLFYHMGV, translated from the coding sequence ATGGACAAGCAGGCCGCCGATTCGGGTCAGACGTTTCGCTATGATGCCACAGCCTCGCCGGATGCCCGCCTGCACCTGGCCGGTCGGCTGGACGTGCATGCAGTGGAGCGGGCCTGGTCGCCTCTGCGCCGCCGCGCCCGCGAGCTGGCCCAGGGTACGCAGGCCGCGGTGATGCTGGATGTCGGGGACCTCGAGTATTGCGATGGTGCCGGGGCGGCGTTACTCCATGCCCTGGAGCGCGATATCGAGCGGGCGGGGCGCAAGGTGGAGCTGGTGGGTGTCCAGGGCCTGGTGGAGGAGCAGCTGACCCCGTACCGAGAGCTGGAAACCGTTGAACCGGCACGTCACGAAACACGTGGGGGACTGTGGGCCCAGTCGCTGGAGGCGGTGTCCCGGGTCGGGCAGGCGGCCTATTCGCAGTTCGGATTCATTGGCGAACTGACGCGGGCGCTGGGTTCGGCGCTGGTGCATCCCCGCCAGGTTCGCTGGGGCGATACCTTCCGGGTCGCCGAGGCGGCCGGATTCCAGGCGCTGCCCATCGTCTCCCTGATTGCCTTCCTGCTGGGCGTGATCCTGGCATTCCAGTCCGCGATCGCGATGCGGCAGTTTGGTGGCGAGATCTTCGTCGCCAATCTGGTGGCGGTTTCGCTGTTCCGCGAACTGGGGCCGTTGATGATGGCGATACTGCTGGCCGGGCGCTCCGGGGCGGCGTTCGCCGCCGAGATCGGCACGATGAAGGTGAACGAGGAGGTTAACGCCCTGAAGACGATGGGGCTCGACCCGGTTCGTTTTCTGGTGTTGCCCAAGGTGCTCGCCGGCATTCTGGTCGCGCCGTTGCTTGCGCTGTACGCGAACATGATCGGCCTGCTGGGCGCTGCAGTGGTGATGCAGGGCTTCGGGATCCCCTGGACGGCGTTCTTCAATCAGGTGACCGTCGCGCTCAGCCTGTCGGATCTGTTCTCGGGGCTGTTCAAGGCCGTGATCTTTGGCCTGCTGATCGCCGGCGTGGGCTGCCTGCGCGGGCTGCAAACGGCCAGCGGGGCGGCCGCCGTAGGGATCTCCACGACCAGCGCGGTGGTGACGTCGATCATCCTGATCGTGGTGTTCGACGGCCTGTTCGCCGTCCTGTTCTATCACATGGGGGTCTGA
- a CDS encoding MoxR family ATPase gives MPAANEALHQVESALNDILLGKPDRVRLALTCLLANGHLLIEDQPGVGKTTLAHALAAAMNLDYRRVQFTSDLLPGDVLGVSVFEQSSGEFRFHPGPIFTQVLLADEINRAPPKTQSALLEAMEERQASVEGATRPLPQPFFVIATQNPEEQVGTHPLPESQMDRFLMRIELGYPDARAERALLERGGGAAAPVAHPAPSAIVTPEDLQGWQSRINQVHAEPVVLDYLQDLIQASRDRARFAHGLSPRAGLGLLRAARAHAFLDGRDYVTPDDLADVLPAVSGHRIRAREPDTPARTVERLLECVPVR, from the coding sequence ATGCCCGCGGCCAACGAAGCTCTCCACCAGGTCGAAAGCGCGCTGAACGACATCCTGCTGGGCAAACCCGATCGGGTCCGGCTGGCGTTGACCTGCCTGCTCGCCAATGGCCACCTGCTGATTGAAGACCAGCCGGGCGTTGGCAAGACAACCCTCGCACACGCGCTGGCCGCAGCGATGAACCTCGATTACCGCCGCGTGCAATTCACCAGCGATCTCCTGCCCGGCGATGTCCTCGGGGTGTCGGTGTTCGAGCAGAGCTCCGGCGAGTTCCGCTTTCACCCCGGCCCGATCTTTACCCAGGTTCTGCTGGCCGACGAGATCAATCGCGCACCCCCCAAGACCCAGAGCGCCCTGCTCGAGGCGATGGAAGAACGTCAGGCCAGTGTGGAGGGCGCAACCCGCCCCCTGCCCCAACCGTTCTTCGTAATCGCCACGCAGAACCCGGAAGAACAGGTCGGCACACATCCCCTGCCGGAATCCCAGATGGATCGCTTCCTGATGCGCATCGAACTGGGCTATCCCGATGCCCGTGCCGAGCGCGCGTTGCTCGAACGCGGCGGTGGCGCGGCGGCACCCGTTGCGCATCCTGCCCCGAGCGCGATCGTCACACCCGAGGACCTGCAGGGCTGGCAGTCCCGAATTAACCAGGTGCATGCCGAGCCAGTGGTGCTGGACTATCTGCAGGACCTGATACAGGCGAGCCGCGACCGCGCACGCTTTGCCCACGGGCTCTCGCCCCGCGCCGGGCTCGGCCTGCTGCGCGCCGCACGGGCCCATGCCTTTCTCGATGGGCGCGACTACGTCACTCCGGATGACCTGGCGGACGTCCTGCCGGCCGTGTCCGGCCATCGGATCCGAGCCCGCGAACCGGACACCCCCGCACGCACGGTGGAACGGCTGTTGGAATGCGTGCCGGTTCGTTAG